One Desulfobulbus oligotrophicus DNA segment encodes these proteins:
- a CDS encoding septal ring lytic transglycosylase RlpA family protein — MPATQRPYVINGITYYPIPSATGYVERGIASWYGKPFHGRKTSNGETYNMHADTAAHKTLPMNTMLLVKNLENGRSTTVRINDRGPFVQERIIDLSYNKAQELGVIGRGTARVEIVALGAQQVEEQPLVAAKTGSRTGEEVSRPKPKIKPPPIPDFDKGNFYVQVGAFVQVENARTLAKAFARRGRDVIIQQYPAAGMNLYRVMIFASTSLKQAKVYEQGLKNEGFRYALLLAR; from the coding sequence ATGCCGGCCACCCAGCGACCCTACGTTATCAACGGTATCACCTACTATCCGATTCCATCGGCAACAGGCTATGTTGAACGAGGTATAGCCTCATGGTACGGCAAACCGTTTCATGGCCGCAAGACATCCAACGGTGAAACCTACAACATGCACGCCGATACAGCGGCTCATAAAACCCTGCCCATGAACACCATGCTGCTGGTGAAAAATCTGGAAAACGGGCGTTCCACCACTGTGCGTATCAACGATCGCGGCCCGTTTGTTCAGGAACGCATTATTGACCTGTCGTATAACAAAGCCCAGGAACTGGGTGTGATCGGTCGGGGGACCGCCCGTGTGGAGATCGTTGCTTTAGGCGCCCAGCAGGTGGAAGAGCAGCCCCTGGTGGCTGCCAAAACCGGCAGCAGGACAGGTGAAGAGGTGAGCAGGCCCAAACCAAAAATCAAACCGCCGCCCATCCCGGACTTTGACAAAGGCAACTTTTATGTACAGGTGGGCGCCTTTGTACAGGTTGAAAACGCCAGGACTCTGGCCAAGGCCTTTGCCAGACGGGGTCGTGATGTCATTATTCAGCAGTATCCGGCAGCCGGCATGAACCTGTACAGGGTGATGATCTTTGCCAGCACCTCACTCAAACAGGCAAAAGTGTATGAACAGGGGTTGAAAAACGAGGGATTCCGGTACGCTCTACTGCTGGCTCGCTAG